From the genome of Polyangiaceae bacterium, one region includes:
- a CDS encoding CPBP family intramembrane glutamic endopeptidase, with protein MKGVALVFVLVTAANAVAFRPEFAASWQFWLSLLLPYALGAAAAVRALQRQDRLREVLRPRWGDLSLGAASAAALLLASWIGRSALSPSGSERGAWLYRVYLHVGSSDSLQRSVLLTAALMLIPIFEELVWRSLVLDTLTKRLGSRRAPPVAALLYAASLLPTIHLLADPQAGPNPLLFVAAIGCGLVWSYSASLLGRLPPVMISHMAFTYFSAVQFRFPGA; from the coding sequence ATGAAGGGAGTCGCCCTCGTCTTCGTCTTGGTCACCGCGGCCAATGCGGTGGCCTTTCGCCCCGAGTTCGCTGCATCGTGGCAGTTCTGGCTGAGCTTGCTGCTGCCCTATGCCCTGGGCGCGGCTGCCGCCGTGCGCGCTCTGCAGCGGCAGGATCGACTACGCGAAGTGCTGCGCCCACGCTGGGGCGATCTGAGTCTCGGGGCGGCCAGCGCGGCGGCCCTACTGCTTGCCTCTTGGATCGGCCGCAGCGCGCTTTCGCCCTCGGGCAGTGAACGCGGGGCCTGGCTGTATCGCGTCTATCTGCACGTGGGCAGCAGTGACTCACTGCAGCGCTCCGTGCTGCTCACTGCCGCACTGATGCTGATTCCAATCTTCGAGGAGTTGGTGTGGCGTTCTTTGGTGCTCGACACGCTGACGAAGCGTTTGGGCAGTCGGCGTGCGCCCCCCGTTGCCGCGTTGCTCTACGCTGCATCGCTGCTACCGACGATACACCTGCTAGCGGATCCGCAAGCCGGGCCGAATCCGCTGTTGTTCGTCGCGGCGATCGGCTGCGGTCTGGTGTGGAGCTACTCTGCTTCGCTGCTGGGTCGCCTACCGCCGGTGATGATTTCCCACATGGCCTTCACCTACTTCTCGGCCGTGCAGTTCCGGTTTCCGGGAGCTTGA
- a CDS encoding YebC/PmpR family DNA-binding transcriptional regulator, with amino-acid sequence MSGHSKWATIKRKKGAIDAARGKLFTKLIREITTAARMAGGDPDGNPRLRKAIADAKGQQMPADTIKRAIQRGTGEIDGVDYTEVLYEGTGPGGTLFLVEGMTDNRNRTVAEMRKIFERQNGVLGTSGTAGWAFDRLGMIVLDKAQVSEDQLMEAALEAGADDYRDEGDAWVVYTPTDQLWDVNSALEKAGLTPQEAKLAYVPKSKKSVSGNDAENCLALVDNLDDHDDVQSVYADFDVPDDELARIAGE; translated from the coding sequence ATGAGCGGCCATTCCAAATGGGCAACGATCAAACGTAAGAAGGGCGCCATCGACGCGGCGCGCGGCAAGCTGTTCACCAAGTTGATCCGCGAGATCACGACCGCGGCTCGCATGGCGGGTGGGGACCCTGACGGCAACCCGCGATTGCGCAAGGCCATTGCGGATGCCAAGGGTCAACAGATGCCGGCGGACACCATCAAGCGTGCCATTCAGCGCGGCACGGGTGAGATCGACGGTGTCGACTACACGGAGGTGCTCTACGAGGGCACGGGTCCGGGCGGCACGCTGTTCTTGGTGGAGGGCATGACGGACAATCGCAACCGCACCGTGGCCGAGATGCGAAAGATCTTCGAGCGGCAGAACGGCGTGCTCGGTACCAGCGGAACGGCTGGCTGGGCGTTCGATCGCTTGGGCATGATCGTTCTCGACAAGGCTCAGGTGAGCGAGGACCAGCTGATGGAGGCTGCCCTCGAAGCCGGTGCCGACGACTATCGCGACGAGGGGGATGCGTGGGTCGTGTACACACCCACGGATCAGCTCTGGGACGTGAATAGCGCGCTGGAAAAGGCGGGCCTGACCCCGCAGGAAGCGAAGCTGGCCTACGTGCCCAAGAGCAAGAAGAGCGTCAGCGGCAACGACGCCGAGAATTGCCTGGCGTTGGTCGACAACCTCGACGATCACGATGACGTGCAGAGCGTCTATGCAGATTTCGACGTGCCCGACGACGAACTAGCGCGAATCGCAGGCGAGTAG